From a single Streptomyces misionensis genomic region:
- a CDS encoding adenosylcobinamide-GDP ribazoletransferase, producing the protein MRTSSPFDGLRFAFGTLTVLPVRVHRWDRGAARGGMLAAAAVGLVVGALAAALGLVLLFLGAGPLLAAVGSVAVPAALTRGLHLDGLADTADGLGSGKPAADALRIMKQSDIGPFGVLTLVLVLLAQVAVLAQLFGDSWARGAAAAVTSAVAARLALTLAARTGVPAARPEGLGAAVAGVVPVPGALALTALCTAAAAGWGAALGPHGGWRAAAAVLLALAAAELLLRRCVRRFGGLTGDVFGALAETAATTALVVLAFAP; encoded by the coding sequence ATGCGCACGTCCTCCCCGTTCGACGGTCTCCGTTTCGCCTTCGGCACCCTGACCGTGCTCCCCGTGCGGGTGCACCGCTGGGACCGCGGGGCGGCACGCGGGGGCATGCTCGCCGCCGCCGCCGTCGGCCTGGTCGTGGGCGCCCTCGCGGCGGCCCTCGGACTGGTCCTGCTGTTCCTCGGCGCGGGCCCGCTGCTCGCCGCCGTCGGCTCGGTCGCCGTCCCCGCCGCGCTGACCCGGGGACTGCACCTGGACGGGCTCGCCGACACCGCCGACGGGCTGGGCAGCGGCAAGCCCGCCGCGGACGCGCTGCGCATCATGAAGCAGTCGGACATCGGCCCGTTCGGGGTGCTCACCCTGGTCCTGGTGCTGCTCGCCCAAGTCGCCGTGCTGGCACAGCTGTTCGGCGACTCGTGGGCGCGGGGCGCGGCGGCCGCGGTGACCTCCGCGGTGGCCGCCCGGCTCGCGCTCACCCTGGCCGCCCGCACCGGGGTGCCGGCCGCCCGGCCGGAGGGGCTCGGCGCGGCGGTCGCCGGGGTGGTGCCGGTGCCGGGCGCGCTGGCGCTCACGGCGCTGTGCACGGCCGCCGCGGCCGGCTGGGGGGCCGCCCTCGGCCCGCACGGCGGCTGGCGCGCCGCGGCCGCCGTGCTGCTCGCCCTCGCCGCCGCCGAACTCCTGCTGCGCCGCTGTGTACGGCGTTTCGGCGGGCTCACCGGAGACGTGTTCGGCGCCCTCGCGGAGACGGCCGCGACGACGGCACTGGTGGTGCTGGCCTTCGCGCCCTGA
- a CDS encoding leucyl aminopeptidase has protein sequence MTALTLSTAAAPGLRADAIVIGVAKGAKGPVVAPGAEAVDQAYDGKLAGVLETLGASGAEGELTKLPAPAGFKAPLLVAVGLGAEPDAEDDEPGFDAETLRRAAGTAARALAGRKKAAFALPVDGPGAIEAIGEGALLGAYSFDAYKENGGAKGARARNGKAPLAEAALLGGKPRDAAHKGAVARAVAVSEELNRARDLVNTPPNDLNPQAFAQIVQAAAKEHGLKVQVLDEKALTKGGYGGILGVGGGSASAPRLVKVAYTHPNAERHLAFVGKGITYDSGGISLKPAGHNETMKCDMAGAAAVFAAVVAAARLGLEANVTGWLALAENMPSGSAVRPGDVLRMYSGKTVEVLNTDAEGRLVLADALWAASLEEPDAIVDVATLTGAMMVALGTRTLGVMANDDAFRTTVYEAAEEVGEPAWPMPMPEHLAKGLESQVADMTNVGERWGGGLLAGVFLREFVGEGIAWAHLDIAGPAFNEGGPFGYTPKGGTGTAVRTLVRLAELTAEGDLG, from the coding sequence GTGACTGCTCTGACTCTCAGCACCGCCGCGGCGCCCGGCCTGCGGGCCGACGCGATCGTGATCGGTGTCGCCAAGGGCGCCAAGGGACCCGTCGTCGCGCCGGGCGCCGAAGCCGTGGACCAGGCGTACGACGGCAAGCTGGCCGGCGTCCTGGAGACCCTGGGCGCCTCGGGTGCCGAGGGCGAGCTGACGAAGCTGCCCGCCCCGGCGGGCTTCAAGGCCCCGCTCCTGGTGGCGGTGGGCCTGGGCGCGGAGCCGGACGCCGAGGACGACGAGCCCGGCTTCGACGCCGAGACGCTGCGCAGGGCCGCCGGTACGGCCGCCCGTGCGCTCGCCGGCCGCAAGAAGGCCGCGTTCGCCCTGCCCGTCGACGGCCCCGGTGCCATCGAGGCGATCGGCGAGGGCGCGCTCCTCGGCGCGTACTCCTTCGACGCGTACAAGGAGAACGGCGGGGCCAAGGGCGCCCGCGCCAGGAACGGCAAGGCCCCGCTGGCCGAGGCCGCGCTGCTCGGCGGCAAGCCGCGCGACGCCGCCCACAAGGGTGCCGTCGCCCGCGCCGTCGCGGTCTCCGAGGAGCTGAACCGCGCCCGCGACCTGGTCAACACCCCGCCGAACGACCTCAACCCGCAGGCCTTCGCCCAGATCGTGCAGGCCGCGGCCAAGGAGCACGGCCTGAAGGTGCAGGTGCTCGACGAGAAGGCGCTGACCAAGGGCGGCTACGGCGGCATCCTCGGCGTCGGCGGCGGCTCCGCGTCGGCTCCGCGCCTGGTCAAGGTGGCCTACACGCACCCGAACGCGGAGCGGCACCTCGCCTTCGTCGGCAAGGGCATCACCTACGACTCGGGCGGCATCTCCCTGAAGCCGGCCGGTCACAACGAGACGATGAAGTGCGACATGGCCGGCGCCGCCGCCGTGTTCGCCGCCGTCGTCGCCGCGGCCCGGCTCGGCCTGGAGGCCAACGTCACCGGCTGGCTGGCGCTGGCCGAGAACATGCCGTCCGGCTCGGCGGTGCGCCCCGGTGACGTGCTGCGCATGTACAGCGGCAAGACGGTGGAGGTGCTCAACACCGACGCCGAGGGCCGGCTGGTGCTCGCGGACGCGCTGTGGGCGGCCTCCCTGGAGGAGCCGGACGCGATCGTGGACGTCGCCACGCTGACCGGCGCGATGATGGTGGCGCTGGGCACCCGGACGCTGGGCGTCATGGCCAACGACGACGCGTTCCGCACCACGGTGTACGAGGCCGCCGAGGAGGTCGGCGAGCCGGCGTGGCCGATGCCGATGCCGGAGCACCTGGCCAAGGGCCTGGAGTCCCAGGTCGCCGACATGACCAACGTCGGCGAGCGGTGGGGCGGCGGACTGCTCGCCGGTGTCTTCCTGCGCGAGTTCGTGGGCGAGGGCATCGCCTGGGCGCACCTCGACATCGCCGGCCCGGCGTTCAACGAGGGCGGCCCCTTCGGCTACACGCCGAAGGGCGGCACGGGCACCGCGGTGCGCACCCTGGTCCGCCTCGCGGAGCTGACGGCCGAGGGTGACCTGGGCTGA
- the lpdA gene encoding dihydrolipoyl dehydrogenase → MANDASTVFDLVILGGGSGGYAAALRGAQLGLDVALIEKDKVGGTCLHRGCIPTKALLHAGEIADQARESEQFGVKATLEGIDVPAVHKYKDGVVAGLYKGLQGLIASRKVTYIEGEGRLSSPTSVDVNGQRIQGRHVLLATGSVPKSLPGLEIDGDRIISSDHALVLDRVPKSAIILGGGVIGVEFASVWKSFGADVTVIEGLKHLVPVEDENSSKLLERAFRKRGIKFNLGTFFQKAEYTQDGVKVTLADGKEFEAEVLLVAVGRGPVSQGLGYEEQGVAMDRGYVLVDEYMRTNVPTISAVGDLVPTLQLAHVGFAEGILVAERLAGLKVVPIDYDGVPRVTYCHPEVASVGITEAKAKEIYGADKVVALKYNLAGNGKSKILNTAGEIKLVQVKDGAVVGVHMVGDRMGEQVGEAQLIYNWEALPAEVAQLIHAHPTQNEALGEAHLALAGKPLHSHD, encoded by the coding sequence GTGGCGAACGACGCCAGCACCGTTTTCGACCTAGTGATCCTCGGCGGTGGTAGCGGTGGTTACGCCGCGGCCCTGCGCGGGGCGCAGCTGGGCCTGGACGTCGCCCTGATCGAGAAGGACAAGGTCGGCGGCACCTGCCTGCACCGGGGTTGCATCCCCACCAAGGCCCTGCTGCACGCGGGCGAGATCGCCGACCAGGCCCGCGAGAGCGAGCAGTTCGGCGTCAAGGCCACCCTCGAGGGCATCGACGTCCCGGCCGTCCACAAGTACAAGGACGGTGTGGTCGCCGGCCTCTACAAGGGTCTGCAGGGTCTGATCGCGTCCCGCAAGGTGACGTACATCGAGGGCGAGGGCCGGCTGTCCTCCCCGACCTCCGTCGATGTGAACGGCCAGCGCATCCAGGGCCGCCACGTCCTGCTGGCGACCGGCTCCGTGCCGAAGTCGCTGCCGGGCCTGGAGATCGACGGCGACCGGATCATCTCCTCCGACCACGCCCTCGTCCTGGACCGCGTGCCGAAGTCCGCGATCATCCTGGGCGGCGGTGTCATCGGCGTCGAGTTCGCCTCCGTGTGGAAGTCCTTCGGTGCCGACGTCACCGTCATCGAGGGCCTGAAGCACCTCGTCCCGGTCGAGGACGAGAACAGCTCCAAGCTTCTTGAGCGCGCGTTCCGCAAGCGCGGCATCAAGTTCAACCTCGGCACCTTCTTCCAGAAGGCCGAGTACACGCAGGACGGCGTCAAGGTCACCCTGGCCGACGGCAAGGAGTTCGAGGCCGAGGTCCTCCTCGTCGCCGTCGGCCGCGGCCCGGTCTCCCAGGGCCTCGGCTACGAGGAGCAGGGTGTCGCCATGGACCGGGGCTACGTCCTGGTCGACGAGTACATGCGGACCAACGTCCCGACCATCTCCGCCGTCGGTGACCTCGTCCCGACCCTCCAGCTCGCGCACGTCGGCTTCGCCGAGGGCATCCTGGTGGCGGAGCGTCTGGCCGGTCTGAAGGTCGTTCCGATCGACTACGACGGTGTCCCGCGGGTGACGTACTGCCACCCGGAGGTCGCCTCCGTCGGCATCACCGAGGCCAAGGCCAAGGAGATCTACGGCGCGGACAAGGTCGTCGCTCTGAAGTACAACCTGGCGGGCAACGGCAAGAGCAAGATCCTCAACACCGCGGGCGAGATCAAGCTCGTCCAGGTGAAGGACGGTGCCGTGGTCGGCGTCCACATGGTCGGCGACCGCATGGGCGAGCAGGTCGGCGAGGCCCAGCTGATCTACAACTGGGAGGCGCTGCCGGCCGAGGTCGCCCAGCTCATCCACGCCCACCCGACGCAGAACGAGGCGCTCGGCGAGGCCCACCTGGCCCTGGCCGGCAAGCCGCTGCACTCCCACGACTGA
- the sucB gene encoding 2-oxoglutarate dehydrogenase, E2 component, dihydrolipoamide succinyltransferase, with product MAVSVTLPALGESVTEGTVTRWLKAEGERVEADEPLLEVSTDKVDTEIPSPASGVLASIKVAEDETVEVGAELALIDDGTGAPAAAPAPAAAEAPAAEAPAPAAAPVAEAPAPAPAAEAPAAPAAPAGGAQGTDVVLPALGESVTEGTVTRWLKSVGDSVEADEPLLEVSTDKVDTEIPAPASGVLLEIVVGEDETAEVGAKLAVIGAPGAAPAAAPAPAAPAPAAAPAPAPAPAAPAAPAAPAPAAPAAPAPAAPAQPAAPAQPAAPAPAPAPAPAPVTPATAPTSPTATQATDEGAYVTPLVRKLAAENGVDLATVKGTGVGGRIRKQDVIAAAEAAKAPAAAPAPAAAAAPAAKKAPALEVSPLRGQTVKMTRIRKVIGDNMVKALHEQAQLSSVVEVDVTRLMKLRAQAKDSFAAREGVKLSPMPFFVKAAAQALKAHPVINARINEAEGTITYFDTENVGIAVDSEKGLMTPVIKHAGDLNIAGIAKATAELAGKVRANKITPDELSGATFTISNTGSRGALFDTIIVPPNQVAILGIGATVKRPAVIETEEGTVIGVRDMTYLTLSYDHRLVDGADAARYLTAVKAILEAGEFEVELGL from the coding sequence ATGGCGGTTTCCGTAACCCTTCCGGCGCTCGGTGAGAGCGTCACCGAGGGCACTGTCACCCGCTGGCTGAAGGCCGAGGGCGAGCGCGTCGAGGCCGACGAGCCGCTGCTCGAGGTCTCGACCGACAAGGTCGACACCGAGATCCCCTCCCCTGCCTCCGGCGTGCTGGCCTCCATCAAGGTCGCCGAGGACGAGACGGTCGAGGTCGGCGCCGAGCTGGCCCTGATCGACGACGGCACCGGTGCCCCCGCCGCCGCCCCGGCCCCGGCCGCCGCCGAGGCCCCGGCCGCCGAGGCTCCGGCCCCGGCCGCCGCTCCGGTGGCGGAGGCCCCGGCCCCCGCCCCGGCCGCCGAGGCCCCGGCCGCCCCCGCCGCTCCGGCCGGTGGCGCCCAGGGCACGGACGTGGTCCTGCCCGCGCTCGGTGAGTCCGTCACCGAGGGCACCGTCACCCGCTGGCTGAAGTCGGTGGGCGACTCCGTCGAGGCCGACGAGCCGCTGCTCGAGGTCTCCACGGACAAGGTCGACACCGAGATCCCGGCGCCCGCCTCCGGCGTGCTGCTGGAGATCGTGGTCGGCGAGGACGAGACCGCCGAGGTCGGCGCCAAGCTCGCCGTCATCGGCGCCCCGGGTGCCGCCCCGGCCGCCGCTCCGGCTCCGGCCGCCCCGGCCCCGGCCGCCGCTCCCGCCCCGGCTCCGGCCCCCGCCGCCCCGGCGGCCCCGGCCGCTCCGGCTCCGGCCGCCCCCGCGGCTCCGGCCCCCGCCGCCCCGGCGCAGCCCGCCGCCCCGGCGCAGCCCGCCGCCCCGGCCCCGGCCCCGGCTCCCGCCCCGGCCCCGGTCACCCCGGCGACCGCGCCGACCTCCCCGACCGCCACCCAGGCGACCGACGAGGGCGCGTACGTGACCCCGCTGGTACGCAAGCTCGCCGCCGAGAACGGCGTCGACCTGGCCACCGTCAAGGGCACCGGCGTCGGCGGCCGCATCCGCAAGCAGGACGTCATCGCCGCCGCCGAGGCCGCGAAGGCCCCCGCCGCCGCTCCGGCTCCGGCCGCCGCGGCCGCCCCGGCCGCCAAGAAGGCCCCGGCGCTCGAGGTCTCCCCGCTGCGCGGCCAGACCGTCAAGATGACCCGCATCCGCAAGGTCATCGGCGACAACATGGTCAAGGCGCTGCACGAGCAGGCCCAGCTGTCGTCGGTCGTCGAGGTCGACGTCACCCGCCTGATGAAGCTGCGCGCCCAGGCGAAGGACTCGTTCGCGGCCCGCGAGGGCGTCAAGCTCTCCCCGATGCCGTTCTTCGTGAAGGCCGCCGCCCAGGCGCTGAAGGCCCACCCGGTCATCAACGCCCGGATCAACGAGGCCGAGGGCACGATCACCTACTTCGACACCGAGAACGTCGGTATCGCGGTGGACTCCGAGAAGGGCCTGATGACCCCGGTCATCAAGCACGCCGGCGACCTCAACATCGCGGGCATCGCCAAGGCCACGGCGGAGCTGGCGGGCAAGGTCCGCGCCAACAAGATCACCCCGGACGAGCTGTCCGGCGCGACCTTCACCATCTCCAACACCGGTTCGCGCGGCGCGCTGTTCGACACGATCATCGTGCCCCCGAACCAGGTCGCGATCCTCGGCATCGGTGCCACGGTCAAGCGTCCGGCCGTCATCGAGACCGAGGAGGGCACGGTCATCGGCGTCCGCGACATGACGTACCTGACCCTCTCCTACGACCACCGCCTGGTCGACGGCGCCGACGCGGCCCGTTACCTGACGGCCGTCAAGGCGATCCTGGAGGCCGGCGAGTTCGAGGTCGAGCTCGGCCTGTAA
- a CDS encoding GntR family transcriptional regulator: MTAPVVHSLREQIREHIVEGIVSGRWQPGERIVERRIATELEVSQTPVREALRELESLRLIESAPNKGVRVRNLTAADLEESYPVRAGLEAIAAELAADRLARDCSALEPHVLALYEADSAADGTAQVRHTVAFHRELVRAADNSVLLHTWEGLGIEVFTALSIRWLGTVQQSYAEEHDELVQAFKRRDPRIAELVKAHVLGCAPRA; the protein is encoded by the coding sequence ATGACCGCGCCCGTAGTCCACTCGCTGCGCGAACAGATCCGCGAGCACATCGTGGAGGGAATCGTCAGCGGGCGCTGGCAGCCGGGCGAGCGGATCGTGGAACGGCGGATCGCCACCGAGCTGGAGGTCAGCCAGACCCCGGTGCGGGAGGCGCTGCGGGAGCTGGAGTCGCTGCGGCTGATCGAGTCCGCGCCGAACAAGGGCGTGCGGGTGCGCAATCTGACCGCGGCCGACCTGGAGGAGAGTTACCCGGTCAGGGCCGGTCTGGAGGCCATCGCGGCGGAGCTGGCCGCGGACCGCCTCGCCCGGGACTGCTCGGCCCTGGAACCCCATGTGCTGGCCCTGTACGAGGCCGACAGCGCGGCCGACGGCACCGCCCAGGTCCGGCACACCGTGGCCTTCCACCGCGAACTGGTGCGCGCCGCCGACAACTCGGTGCTGCTGCACACCTGGGAGGGGCTCGGCATCGAGGTCTTCACGGCGCTGTCGATCCGCTGGCTGGGCACGGTGCAGCAGTCGTACGCCGAGGAGCACGACGAGCTGGTGCAGGCCTTCAAGCGCCGGGACCCGCGGATCGCGGAGCTGGTGAAGGCGCACGTCCTGGGCTGCGCCCCGCGCGCCTGA
- the aceE gene encoding pyruvate dehydrogenase (acetyl-transferring), homodimeric type, translating to MTDPNAIQPSELDQLPDRDPEETAEWQASLDAVAREAGPHRAAYLMRRTLERAEAGGIALPKLLETDYVNTIPTSAEPGVPGDPELEARITAWNRWNAAAMVTRGSKHGVGGHIATFASAAWLYETGFNHFFKGKEGDGSGDQLYIQGHASPGIYARAFLDGRLSEAQLDNFRQEAGGNGLPSYPHPRRLPWLWEFPTVSMGLGPLSAIYQARFNRYLTNRGIKDVSSSHVWAFLGDGEMDEPESTAALALAAREELDNLTFVINCNLQRLDGPVRANFKIVQELEAQFRGAGWNVVKTLWGTAWDELFALDTTGALVRRLRQVPDAQVQTYQTRDAAYIRQDFFGADPALVEMAKLLSDDKILECFHVSRGGHEARKVYAAYKAAVEHKGAPTVILAQTVKGHTLGQGFASKNANHQMKKLTVDEFKAMRDLLDLPIKDSDFTDGVVPYGHPGADSPEVRYLQERRAALGGPAPARRTHPLAPLPAPAEKAFASFDKGSGSQNVATTMAFVRLVKDLVRDKETGKRWVPIVPDEARTFGMESLFPSLGIYSPKGQTYEPVDRDQLMFYKEAKNGQILNEGITEAGSMADFIAASTAYATHGEAMIPFYIFYSMFGWQRTADQMWQLGDQLGRGFLVGATAGRTTLTGEGLQHADGHSPVIAATNPAALSYDPAFAYEIAVIVREGLRRMYGEAQPGEDQNVFYYLTVYNEPLPQPAKPGVAGIDEGIVKGLYRFNTAESAGVTVPANAPRIQLLGSGTAIHWALQAQKLLAEEWGVAADVWSATSWSELRRDAMEADAALLRGEERVPFVRRALQGAEGPVLAVSDYMRQVPDQIAQWVEQDWSSLGTDGFGLSDTRPAARRHFGVDAESIVVAALAQLARRGEVKATAVKEAREKYGL from the coding sequence ATGACCGACCCCAACGCCATCCAGCCGAGCGAGCTGGACCAGCTCCCGGACCGCGACCCCGAGGAGACCGCCGAGTGGCAGGCCTCCCTGGACGCCGTGGCCAGGGAGGCAGGCCCGCATCGCGCCGCGTACCTGATGCGCCGCACGCTGGAGCGCGCCGAGGCGGGCGGCATCGCGCTGCCGAAGCTGCTGGAGACGGACTACGTCAACACCATCCCCACCTCCGCCGAGCCGGGCGTGCCCGGTGACCCGGAGCTGGAGGCCCGCATCACCGCCTGGAACCGCTGGAACGCGGCCGCCATGGTGACCCGGGGCAGCAAGCACGGCGTCGGCGGCCACATCGCCACCTTCGCCTCCGCGGCCTGGCTCTACGAGACCGGCTTCAACCACTTCTTCAAGGGCAAGGAGGGGGACGGCTCCGGCGACCAGCTGTACATCCAGGGCCACGCCTCCCCCGGCATCTACGCCCGCGCCTTCCTGGACGGCCGCCTGTCCGAGGCGCAGCTGGACAACTTCCGCCAGGAGGCCGGCGGCAACGGCCTGCCGTCCTACCCGCACCCGCGCCGGCTGCCCTGGCTGTGGGAGTTCCCCACGGTCTCCATGGGCCTCGGCCCGCTCTCCGCGATCTACCAGGCGCGCTTCAACCGCTACCTCACCAACCGCGGCATCAAGGACGTCTCGTCCTCGCACGTGTGGGCGTTCCTCGGCGACGGCGAGATGGACGAGCCGGAGTCGACGGCGGCCCTCGCGCTCGCCGCCCGTGAGGAGCTGGACAACCTCACCTTCGTCATCAACTGCAACCTGCAGCGCCTGGACGGCCCGGTCCGCGCCAACTTCAAGATCGTGCAGGAGCTGGAGGCCCAGTTCCGCGGCGCCGGCTGGAACGTCGTCAAGACGCTGTGGGGCACCGCCTGGGACGAGCTGTTCGCCCTCGACACCACGGGCGCGCTGGTCCGCCGGCTGCGCCAGGTGCCGGACGCGCAGGTGCAGACGTACCAGACCCGCGACGCCGCCTACATCCGCCAGGACTTCTTCGGCGCCGACCCGGCGCTGGTCGAGATGGCGAAGCTGCTCTCGGACGACAAGATCCTCGAGTGCTTCCACGTCTCGCGCGGTGGTCACGAGGCCCGCAAGGTCTACGCCGCGTACAAGGCGGCCGTCGAGCACAAGGGCGCGCCGACCGTGATCCTCGCCCAGACGGTCAAGGGCCACACCCTCGGCCAGGGCTTCGCGTCCAAGAACGCCAACCACCAGATGAAGAAGCTGACGGTGGACGAGTTCAAGGCGATGCGCGACCTGCTCGACCTGCCGATCAAGGACAGCGACTTCACCGACGGCGTGGTGCCCTACGGCCACCCGGGCGCCGACTCCCCCGAGGTCCGCTACCTCCAGGAGCGCCGCGCGGCCCTGGGCGGTCCCGCCCCGGCCCGTCGCACGCACCCGCTGGCCCCGCTGCCGGCCCCCGCCGAGAAGGCGTTCGCCTCCTTCGACAAGGGCTCCGGCTCGCAGAACGTGGCCACCACCATGGCCTTCGTCCGCCTGGTCAAGGACCTGGTACGCGACAAGGAGACCGGCAAGCGCTGGGTGCCGATCGTCCCCGACGAGGCGCGCACCTTCGGTATGGAGTCGCTCTTCCCGTCGCTCGGGATCTACTCCCCCAAGGGCCAGACGTACGAGCCGGTCGACCGCGACCAGCTGATGTTCTACAAGGAGGCCAAGAACGGCCAGATCCTCAACGAGGGGATCACCGAGGCCGGGTCGATGGCCGACTTCATCGCCGCGTCCACCGCGTACGCGACGCACGGCGAGGCGATGATCCCGTTCTACATCTTCTACTCGATGTTCGGCTGGCAGCGCACCGCCGACCAGATGTGGCAGCTCGGCGACCAGCTCGGCCGGGGCTTCCTGGTCGGTGCGACGGCGGGCCGGACGACGCTGACGGGCGAGGGCCTGCAGCACGCCGACGGCCACTCGCCGGTGATCGCCGCGACCAACCCGGCGGCGCTGTCGTACGACCCCGCGTTCGCCTACGAGATCGCGGTGATCGTGCGCGAGGGTCTGCGCCGGATGTACGGCGAGGCGCAGCCGGGCGAGGACCAGAACGTCTTCTACTACCTGACCGTCTACAACGAGCCGCTGCCGCAGCCGGCGAAGCCGGGTGTCGCGGGCATCGACGAGGGCATCGTCAAGGGCCTGTACCGCTTCAACACCGCGGAGTCGGCGGGCGTCACCGTCCCGGCCAACGCCCCGCGCATCCAGCTGCTGGGCTCCGGCACGGCGATCCACTGGGCGCTCCAGGCGCAGAAGCTCCTCGCCGAGGAGTGGGGCGTCGCGGCCGACGTCTGGTCGGCGACCTCCTGGTCCGAGCTGCGCCGTGACGCGATGGAGGCGGACGCCGCCCTGCTGCGCGGCGAGGAGCGCGTGCCGTTCGTGCGCCGGGCGCTCCAGGGTGCCGAGGGCCCGGTCCTCGCGGTCTCCGACTACATGCGCCAGGTCCCGGACCAGATCGCGCAGTGGGTGGAGCAGGACTGGTCCTCGCTGGGCACGGACGGCTTCGGCCTCTCCGACACCCGCCCGGCGGCCCGCCGCCACTTCGGCGTGGACGCGGAGTCCATCGTCGTCGCCGCCCTCGCCCAGCTCGCCCGGCGCGGCGAGGTCAAGGCGACGGCGGTGAAGGAGGCCCGGGAGAAGTACGGCCTGTAG
- a CDS encoding helix-turn-helix transcriptional regulator produces the protein MRAARLIKMVLLLQARASMTAGELARELEVSERTVTRDAVALSEAGVPVYADRGRAGGYRLVGGYRTRLTGLGRSEAEALFLSGVPGALRDMGLADAASAARLKVSAALVPALRDAPRTAAQRFHLDAPGWFREPETPALLPAVAEAVWDDLCVTARYRRGDGEVERLLEPYGLVLKAGAWYLCARVPDADAFRTYRVDRFTAVVPADTGFRRDEDFDLPGYWAAQAERFARSILRAEAVVRLSPEGVRRLPYAVEALSAREGLAGAGEPDAAGWVTVTLPVESEEVAHAQLTALGPEAEVLAPRSLREQFARDAARLAELYRGAGA, from the coding sequence ATGCGTGCGGCGCGGCTCATCAAGATGGTTCTGCTTCTCCAGGCGCGGGCGTCCATGACCGCCGGCGAACTCGCGCGGGAGCTGGAGGTGTCGGAGCGGACGGTGACACGGGACGCGGTGGCGCTGTCCGAGGCGGGGGTGCCGGTGTACGCGGACCGGGGGCGGGCCGGCGGGTACCGCCTGGTCGGCGGGTACCGGACGCGGCTGACGGGGCTGGGCCGCAGCGAGGCCGAGGCGCTGTTCCTCAGCGGGGTGCCGGGCGCGCTGCGGGACATGGGGCTCGCGGACGCGGCGTCGGCGGCCCGGCTGAAGGTGTCGGCTGCGCTGGTGCCCGCCCTGCGGGACGCCCCGCGCACGGCGGCCCAGCGCTTCCACCTGGACGCGCCCGGCTGGTTCCGCGAGCCCGAGACCCCCGCGCTGCTGCCGGCGGTCGCCGAGGCGGTGTGGGACGACCTGTGCGTCACGGCCCGCTACCGGCGCGGCGACGGCGAGGTGGAGCGGCTGCTGGAGCCGTACGGGCTGGTGCTGAAGGCGGGTGCCTGGTACCTGTGCGCCCGGGTGCCGGACGCGGACGCCTTCCGTACGTACCGCGTGGACCGCTTCACCGCCGTCGTGCCGGCCGACACCGGCTTCCGGCGCGACGAGGACTTCGACCTGCCCGGCTACTGGGCGGCGCAGGCGGAGCGGTTCGCACGGTCGATCCTGCGCGCCGAGGCGGTGGTGCGGCTGTCCCCGGAGGGCGTGCGCAGGCTGCCGTACGCCGTCGAGGCGCTGTCGGCGCGCGAGGGGCTGGCCGGTGCCGGGGAGCCCGACGCGGCGGGGTGGGTGACGGTGACGCTGCCCGTGGAGTCGGAGGAGGTCGCGCACGCCCAGCTGACCGCGCTCGGGCCGGAGGCGGAGGTGCTGGCGCCGCGGAGCCTGCGGGAGCAATTCGCGCGGGACGCGGCCCGGCTCGCGGAGCTGTACCGGGGCGCGGGGGCGTGA
- a CDS encoding DUF4240 domain-containing protein — protein MDETEFWALVDTTREAAEGDPEDQAELLVDRLVRLDPEQVLDFARHFEARYNRAYRWDLWGAAWVLLDGAGDDAFDFFRCWLIGQGREVFEGALQDPDALAELLDDFDEEVDGDGEELGYAADEAYERLTGTVAADLGLPPAPAEPAGTPVDFEDESALAARYPRLWDRFRD, from the coding sequence ATGGACGAGACGGAGTTCTGGGCGCTGGTCGACACCACCCGTGAGGCCGCCGAGGGCGATCCCGAGGACCAGGCCGAACTTCTGGTGGACCGGCTGGTCCGGCTGGACCCGGAGCAGGTCCTGGACTTCGCCCGTCACTTCGAGGCCCGCTACAACCGCGCCTACCGCTGGGACCTGTGGGGTGCCGCCTGGGTGCTGCTGGACGGGGCCGGCGACGACGCGTTCGACTTCTTCCGGTGCTGGCTGATCGGCCAGGGCCGGGAGGTGTTCGAGGGCGCCTTGCAGGACCCGGACGCGCTGGCGGAGCTGCTGGACGACTTCGACGAGGAGGTCGACGGCGACGGCGAGGAGCTGGGCTACGCGGCCGACGAGGCGTACGAGCGGCTCACCGGCACCGTGGCGGCCGACCTGGGGCTGCCGCCCGCGCCCGCGGAGCCGGCCGGCACCCCGGTCGACTTCGAGGACGAGTCGGCCCTCGCGGCGCGCTACCCGCGGCTGTGGGACCGGTTCAGGGACTGA